One window of Bacillus sp. THAF10 genomic DNA carries:
- the floA gene encoding flotillin-like protein FloA (flotillin-like protein involved in membrane lipid rafts) — protein MEPGTLIILLAVVLGIIFLSVLLTFVPVMLWISALAAGVRVSIFTLVGMRLRRVIPSRVINPLIKAHKAGLNVSTNQLESHYLAGGNVDRVVNALIAAQRANIELTFERAAAIDLAGRDVLEAVQMSVNPKVIETPFIAGVAMDGIEVKAKARITVRANIDRLVGGAGEETVIARVGEGIVSTIGSADNHKKVLENPDMISQTVLAKGLDAGTAFEILSIDIADIDIGKNIGAELQTDQAEADKKIAQAKAEERRAMAVAQEQEMRARVEEMRAKVVEAEAEVPLAMAEALRSGNIGVMDYMNIKNITADTDMRDSIGKMTDQPEEDDKK, from the coding sequence ATGGAACCAGGTACTTTAATTATTTTACTAGCAGTAGTTCTTGGTATTATCTTTTTATCTGTACTTCTTACATTTGTCCCAGTGATGCTGTGGATTTCCGCATTAGCGGCAGGGGTACGAGTAAGTATTTTCACACTTGTTGGGATGAGATTAAGACGTGTTATTCCTAGCCGTGTAATTAACCCATTGATTAAAGCACATAAAGCTGGTTTAAATGTTTCAACTAATCAGCTTGAGAGTCATTATCTTGCTGGTGGTAACGTAGACCGCGTGGTAAATGCGCTAATTGCTGCACAGCGTGCGAATATTGAACTTACGTTTGAGAGAGCGGCTGCAATTGATCTAGCTGGCCGTGATGTATTAGAAGCAGTACAAATGTCTGTAAATCCTAAGGTAATTGAAACACCATTTATCGCCGGTGTTGCGATGGACGGAATTGAAGTGAAAGCGAAAGCACGTATTACAGTACGTGCCAACATTGACCGCCTTGTCGGGGGTGCTGGTGAAGAAACAGTTATCGCGCGTGTTGGTGAAGGGATTGTAAGTACCATTGGTTCTGCTGATAACCACAAGAAAGTTTTAGAAAATCCAGATATGATTTCGCAAACCGTGTTGGCGAAAGGTCTAGATGCAGGTACTGCCTTTGAAATTCTCTCTATTGATATTGCTGATATTGATATCGGGAAAAACATTGGTGCTGAGCTACAAACAGACCAAGCGGAAGCAGATAAGAAAATTGCCCAAGCAAAAGCGGAAGAGCGCCGTGCAATGGCTGTTGCGCAGGAACAAGAAATGCGTGCTCGCGTAGAGGAAATGCGCGCGAAAGTGGTAGAAGCGGAGGCGGAAGTTCCTCTTGCGATGGCCGAAGCATTACGTTCTGGTAACATTGGTGTAATGGACTATATGAACATTAA
- a CDS encoding nodulation protein NfeD → MKRVLRISYVSAILLALILSVLPLFPTSASSSDKLVHVIPIEGNVEKGLLAFINRSISTAEEEGADLIVFDIHTPGGAVDAATEIANSFQGTKVRTVAFVNSQALSAGAYLALYADEIYMTPNASMGAAAVITGDGNAADDKAQSFWLREMRNAAESNDRDPKYALGMADKELNLPEVDAPKGSLVTLGAESAKEVGYSEGTFSSLDELLASLGFEDAKVETAEVSFAESVARFITNPIVVPILLSIGSLGLVLELYSPGFGIPGAMGISALLLFFYGHLVAGLAGMETILLFLVGVVLIVIEIFVPGGILGLLGLGAIITSFFLATDDIAGMGISLLIAMLVTIIAMVLMFTIFRKRIRFFDRIILRDSTNTEQGYVSNVSRIEMVGMEGVTLTPLRPAGTAVFNEERFDVVTEGSFIGAEKKIRVVKAEGSRIVVREVHSVD, encoded by the coding sequence ATGAAAAGAGTTCTTCGTATTAGTTATGTTAGTGCGATATTACTTGCTTTAATTTTATCTGTACTACCGCTTTTTCCTACGTCTGCTAGTAGTTCTGATAAGCTGGTACATGTAATTCCCATTGAGGGAAATGTGGAAAAAGGCTTACTTGCGTTTATAAATAGGTCTATTTCCACTGCTGAGGAAGAAGGTGCAGACTTAATCGTGTTTGACATCCATACTCCGGGAGGAGCAGTGGATGCAGCTACAGAAATTGCCAATTCCTTTCAAGGAACAAAGGTCAGAACGGTAGCATTTGTTAATTCTCAAGCCTTGTCTGCTGGTGCCTACCTGGCATTGTATGCAGATGAAATTTACATGACGCCAAATGCTTCCATGGGAGCTGCTGCCGTTATTACGGGTGATGGCAACGCGGCAGATGACAAAGCGCAGTCATTTTGGCTAAGAGAAATGCGAAATGCTGCTGAATCAAATGATCGTGACCCCAAATATGCGCTAGGGATGGCGGATAAGGAATTAAATTTGCCAGAAGTGGATGCTCCCAAAGGCTCTTTGGTTACACTAGGAGCAGAAAGTGCCAAGGAAGTGGGATATTCAGAGGGCACCTTTTCAAGCCTGGACGAATTGCTTGCAAGTTTAGGGTTTGAAGATGCAAAAGTGGAAACTGCTGAGGTTAGCTTTGCAGAAAGTGTGGCAAGATTTATTACCAATCCCATCGTTGTGCCGATCCTTTTATCCATTGGATCATTAGGTCTTGTATTGGAATTGTACTCCCCAGGATTTGGTATTCCAGGAGCCATGGGTATTAGTGCACTTCTACTATTTTTCTACGGTCATTTAGTTGCTGGACTGGCTGGAATGGAAACGATTCTATTGTTTCTCGTAGGTGTTGTGTTGATTGTAATAGAAATATTCGTTCCAGGAGGAATACTAGGATTGCTTGGACTGGGAGCTATAATTACAAGTTTTTTCTTAGCAACTGATGATATCGCAGGAATGGGGATATCACTATTAATTGCGATGTTAGTTACGATTATTGCAATGGTACTCATGTTTACGATATTCAGGAAAAGAATTCGTTTTTTTGACCGAATAATACTGAGAGACTCTACCAATACAGAACAAGGATATGTTTCAAATGTATCCAGAATTGAGATGGTTGGGATGGAAGGGGTCACCCTAACTCCATTAAGACCAGCTGGTACGGCAGTTTTTAACGAAGAAAGATTTGATGTGGTAACAGAGGGCAGCTTTATAGGAGCGGAAAAGAAAATTAGAGTTGTAAAAGCAGAAGGATCACGAATTGTTGTGAGAGAAGTTCATTCTGTTGATTAA
- a CDS encoding GatB/YqeY domain-containing protein, whose protein sequence is MSLLERLNNDIKQAMKDKDKEKLSVLRMVKSSIQNESIKHGRDLNPEEELTVLSRELKQRKDSLQEFEKAGREDLVHKLQGEIAIVQHYMPEQMSEEELSGIIIQTIADVNASSKADMGKVMGALMPKVKGKADGSLVNKLVQQHLS, encoded by the coding sequence ATGAGTCTTCTCGAGCGTTTAAATAACGATATTAAACAAGCCATGAAAGATAAAGACAAAGAGAAGCTTTCCGTACTCAGAATGGTGAAGTCTTCGATTCAAAACGAATCGATCAAACACGGCAGAGACTTAAACCCTGAGGAAGAACTTACCGTATTGTCTCGTGAATTAAAGCAACGTAAAGACTCCCTCCAAGAATTTGAAAAAGCCGGTCGTGAAGACTTGGTTCATAAATTACAGGGTGAAATCGCTATTGTTCAGCATTATATGCCAGAGCAGATGTCAGAAGAAGAACTCTCGGGCATTATCATTCAGACGATTGCCGATGTGAACGCTTCTTCTAAAGCTGATATGGGTAAAGTAATGGGAGCATTAATGCCTAAAGTAAAAGGCAAAGCGGACGGTAGCCTAGTTAATAAGCTTGTACAACAACATCTTTCATAA
- the rpsU gene encoding 30S ribosomal protein S21: protein MSKTVVRKNESLEDALRRFKRSVSKTGTLQEARKREFYEKPSVRRKKKSEAARKRKF from the coding sequence ATGTCAAAAACAGTTGTTCGTAAAAACGAATCGCTTGAAGATGCTCTTCGCCGTTTTAAACGTTCCGTTTCAAAGACTGGTACGTTGCAAGAAGCAAGAAAGCGTGAATTCTATGAAAAGCCAAGCGTAAGACGTAAGAAAAAGTCTGAAGCTGCTAGAAAGCGTAAATTTTAA
- a CDS encoding flavin reductase family protein: MRKWTEKTVMHSYPGMVALVTSYWNGKQNIMAAGWHTYISYDPPIYGVAIAKERYTHHLVENSKAFAINFVSERFAHYIQQSGTLSGKKDNKFEELNLEYEKGKTIEAPILKEAYIAYECKVVDQRTYGDHDWFVGDMTGFYKDVNLFTPDGLPDWEKLSIPLYLGRSQYLIASKAATILNLYRNNI; the protein is encoded by the coding sequence ATGAGAAAATGGACAGAAAAGACCGTTATGCACAGTTATCCTGGTATGGTAGCACTCGTAACGTCATACTGGAATGGCAAGCAAAATATTATGGCTGCTGGCTGGCACACATATATTTCCTACGATCCTCCAATCTATGGAGTGGCCATTGCAAAAGAACGTTATACCCATCACTTAGTGGAGAACTCCAAAGCGTTTGCCATTAACTTTGTTTCTGAGAGGTTTGCTCACTATATTCAACAGAGTGGCACATTGAGTGGTAAAAAAGACAACAAATTCGAAGAGTTAAATCTAGAGTATGAAAAGGGAAAGACAATAGAAGCACCGATTTTAAAGGAAGCTTACATAGCTTATGAGTGCAAGGTGGTTGATCAGCGGACCTATGGAGATCATGATTGGTTTGTTGGAGATATGACTGGTTTCTATAAAGATGTTAATTTATTTACTCCTGATGGCTTGCCGGATTGGGAAAAACTTTCGATTCCCTTGTACCTTGGGAGGTCTCAATACCTTATTGCAAGCAAAGCGGCTACCATCTTAAACTTATATCGAAATAACATATAA
- a CDS encoding Na/Pi symporter: MFSIITLMAIYLAIFLIGMTVMRSGLFQLSEDRTKGILTKFTNSPWKGLMIGIVITGVLQSSSAVMVITVGLVAAGYLSFYQSIGIMLGSNIGSTFITELITIDISHFILPMLVIGFLFLFSKKKLPFSFGSALFGLGCLFIAMDGFESLAMPLAAFPEVQEWLTRTNSHHLFGVGIGTVLTGIIQSSSATTGISMSFLNHDLLTLPAAIAIMLGANIGTCVTAFLASIGSIREAKLTAYAHIWLNVLGVALFYPFIPFLSGFVELLSSSADVQLAHSSLLFNILCSLLALPFVRPFARFVERVHG; the protein is encoded by the coding sequence TTGTTTTCTATTATAACGTTAATGGCCATTTATTTAGCGATATTTTTAATTGGAATGACAGTAATGAGATCTGGTCTGTTTCAGTTATCGGAAGACAGAACAAAGGGAATACTGACCAAATTTACGAATTCACCCTGGAAGGGCTTAATGATTGGTATCGTGATTACAGGAGTATTGCAAAGCAGTTCGGCAGTAATGGTCATTACAGTTGGGCTTGTTGCAGCTGGTTACTTAAGTTTTTATCAAAGCATTGGCATTATGCTTGGCAGTAACATTGGCTCTACATTCATTACAGAATTAATCACTATAGACATTTCTCATTTCATTCTTCCGATGCTTGTTATCGGCTTTCTTTTTTTATTTTCTAAAAAGAAGCTTCCTTTTAGCTTTGGCTCAGCTTTGTTTGGGTTAGGTTGTTTATTTATTGCAATGGATGGCTTTGAATCCCTAGCGATGCCACTTGCTGCTTTTCCTGAAGTACAGGAATGGCTGACACGAACAAATTCTCATCACCTTTTTGGCGTAGGCATCGGAACTGTTCTGACTGGCATTATCCAATCAAGTTCTGCGACTACAGGCATAAGCATGAGCTTTCTAAATCATGATTTGTTGACACTGCCCGCCGCCATTGCTATTATGCTTGGCGCAAATATCGGGACATGTGTGACAGCGTTTTTAGCAAGCATTGGCTCTATTCGGGAGGCTAAATTAACGGCTTATGCGCACATTTGGTTAAATGTGTTGGGGGTCGCGTTGTTTTATCCGTTCATTCCATTTTTGAGTGGATTTGTTGAACTCTTATCTTCGAGTGCGGACGTCCAGTTAGCGCATTCAAGTTTATTGTTTAATATCCTTTGTTCGTTGCTCGCGTTGCCGTTTGTACGGCCGTTTGCGCGGTTTGTGGAGCGGGTGCATGGGTAG
- the deoC gene encoding deoxyribose-phosphate aldolase — MHTNIGEMIDHTLLKQDAKKEQIEVLCQEAREYNFASVCVNPTWVKKSAELLEGSNVKVCTVIGFPLGANTPEVKAFETTNAIDNGATEVDMVINISALKDGDDELVERDIRAVVEAAKGRALTKVIIETCLLTNEEKERACRIAVKAGADYVKTSTGFSTGGATVADIALMRKTVGPEIGVKASGGVRDAKGAEEMIEAGATRIGASSGIAIVKGLTADSDY; from the coding sequence ATGCACACAAACATTGGAGAAATGATTGATCATACATTATTAAAACAAGACGCTAAAAAAGAACAAATTGAAGTCCTTTGCCAAGAGGCTAGAGAATATAATTTCGCATCCGTATGCGTTAACCCAACTTGGGTGAAAAAATCAGCTGAGTTACTTGAAGGTAGCAACGTAAAAGTTTGTACAGTTATTGGTTTCCCTTTAGGAGCAAACACTCCAGAAGTAAAAGCATTTGAAACAACAAATGCAATTGATAACGGTGCAACAGAAGTAGATATGGTTATTAACATCAGCGCTTTAAAAGACGGAGATGACGAGCTTGTTGAGCGCGACATCCGTGCAGTAGTAGAAGCTGCAAAAGGCCGTGCTCTTACAAAAGTTATCATCGAAACTTGCTTGTTAACCAATGAAGAAAAAGAAAGAGCATGCCGTATTGCTGTAAAAGCGGGAGCGGACTATGTGAAAACTTCTACTGGTTTCTCTACAGGTGGAGCAACTGTTGCTGACATTGCCCTTATGAGAAAAACAGTAGGACCAGAAATTGGTGTGAAAGCATCTGGAGGCGTTCGTGACGCAAAAGGTGCAGAAGAAATGATCGAAGCTGGCGCAACACGTATCGGAGCAAGCTCTGGTATCGCAATCGTAAAAGGCTTAACTGCAGACAGCGACTATTAA
- the mtaB gene encoding tRNA (N(6)-L-threonylcarbamoyladenosine(37)-C(2))-methylthiotransferase MtaB: MPTVAFHTLGCKVNHYETEAIWQLFKENNYERTEFEGTSDVYVINTCTVTNTGDKKSRQVIRRAIRKNPDAVICVTGCYAQTSPAEIMAIPGVDIVVGTQDRVKMLEYIEQYKQERQPINGVGNIMKARVYEELDVPAFTDRTRASLKIQEGCNNFCTFCIIPWARGLMRSRDPKEVITQAQQLVDAGYKEIVLTGIHTGGYGEDMKDYNFAMLLRELDEKVSGLKRIRISSIEASQITDEVIEVLNNSDKIVRHLHIPIQSASNTVLKRMRRKYTMEFFAERLDRLKEALPGLAITSDVIVGFPGETHEEFMETYNFIKEHKFSELHVFPYSKRTGTPAARMTDQVDEEVKNERVHRLIALSDQLAKEYASLFENEVLEVIPEEVYKEDPEAGLYVGYTDNYLKVVFPATEEMVGKLVKVKIVEAGYPYNKGKFVRVLEDVPHFDEEKVRLSS, encoded by the coding sequence ATGCCAACAGTTGCCTTTCACACACTAGGATGTAAAGTTAACCATTATGAAACCGAAGCAATTTGGCAGCTTTTCAAAGAAAACAATTATGAGCGTACCGAATTTGAAGGCACCTCTGATGTGTATGTCATCAATACCTGTACGGTTACCAATACGGGAGATAAAAAAAGCAGGCAAGTAATCCGTCGTGCGATCCGTAAAAATCCCGATGCAGTTATCTGTGTGACAGGATGCTACGCCCAAACCTCTCCAGCGGAAATCATGGCTATTCCAGGGGTAGATATTGTCGTAGGTACACAAGATCGTGTGAAAATGCTTGAATATATTGAGCAGTACAAACAAGAACGCCAGCCAATTAATGGTGTTGGAAACATCATGAAAGCACGGGTTTACGAAGAGTTGGACGTACCTGCTTTTACAGACCGCACACGTGCATCGTTAAAAATACAAGAGGGCTGTAACAACTTCTGTACCTTCTGTATCATTCCTTGGGCACGCGGTCTTATGCGCTCTCGTGATCCAAAGGAAGTAATCACTCAAGCTCAACAGCTAGTCGATGCTGGCTACAAAGAGATTGTACTAACTGGTATCCATACAGGTGGTTACGGAGAAGACATGAAGGATTACAATTTCGCCATGCTTCTTCGAGAACTTGACGAAAAAGTTTCTGGTTTAAAGCGAATTCGTATTTCATCTATTGAAGCAAGTCAAATTACGGATGAAGTGATCGAAGTGCTAAACAACTCCGATAAAATTGTTCGTCATCTGCATATTCCAATTCAGTCCGCATCAAACACTGTTCTAAAAAGAATGCGTCGTAAGTATACGATGGAGTTTTTTGCAGAGCGCTTGGATCGTCTGAAAGAAGCACTACCGGGTCTTGCCATTACATCTGACGTTATCGTTGGCTTCCCTGGTGAAACACATGAAGAGTTTATGGAAACCTATAACTTCATTAAGGAGCATAAGTTTTCTGAACTCCACGTTTTCCCATACTCTAAACGTACGGGTACACCTGCTGCGAGAATGACAGATCAGGTAGATGAAGAAGTGAAAAACGAACGAGTACACCGTTTGATTGCCCTATCTGATCAGCTTGCAAAAGAGTATGCTTCCCTTTTTGAAAACGAAGTATTGGAAGTTATTCCTGAAGAAGTCTACAAAGAAGATCCTGAAGCAGGTCTTTATGTTGGATATACGGATAACTATTTGAAGGTAGTGTTCCCGGCGACAGAAGAAATGGTCGGCAAGCTAGTCAAAGTAAAAATCGTGGAAGCTGGATATCCTTATAACAAAGGAAAGTTTGTACGTGTATTAGAGGATGTGCCTCACTTTGATGAAGAAAAGGTTCGTTTGAGTTCTTAG
- a CDS encoding 16S rRNA (uracil(1498)-N(3))-methyltransferase yields MQRYFIDSNQIEERSITITGEDVHHILRVMRMNVGDQLLCSLSETKQTALCKIAEITNDLVVVHIVEWIEANTEMPVRITIANGLPKGDKFELVIQKGTELGAESFIPFNAARSIVKFDEKKGKKKVERWNKIAKEAAEQSHRSMVPAVEDPATFSQLLEKSNTYTHKIVAYEESAKQGERSAFATALQSMKQGDSILIVFGPEGGLTEKEVTTLVDHGFIACALGPRILRTETAPLYALAAISYHFELM; encoded by the coding sequence TTGCAACGTTATTTTATCGATTCTAATCAAATAGAGGAAAGATCCATTACCATTACTGGGGAAGATGTGCATCATATTCTTCGGGTCATGCGGATGAACGTGGGTGATCAACTTCTTTGCAGCCTCTCAGAAACGAAACAAACAGCCCTTTGTAAAATTGCTGAAATTACCAATGATTTGGTAGTTGTCCATATTGTAGAATGGATAGAGGCTAACACGGAAATGCCAGTACGCATTACCATTGCGAACGGGCTGCCTAAAGGGGATAAATTCGAATTGGTTATCCAAAAGGGAACAGAACTCGGAGCAGAGTCGTTTATCCCTTTTAATGCTGCTCGTTCGATTGTAAAATTTGATGAGAAAAAAGGTAAAAAGAAAGTGGAACGCTGGAACAAAATCGCCAAAGAAGCAGCAGAGCAATCACACCGTTCCATGGTCCCAGCAGTAGAGGACCCAGCCACATTCAGCCAGCTTTTAGAGAAAAGCAACACATATACCCATAAAATTGTCGCCTATGAAGAAAGCGCAAAGCAGGGAGAGCGTTCGGCATTCGCCACCGCTCTCCAAAGCATGAAGCAGGGTGATTCCATTCTTATTGTGTTTGGTCCAGAAGGTGGCCTAACAGAAAAGGAAGTCACAACACTTGTAGATCATGGCTTTATTGCATGTGCTCTTGGGCCAAGAATTTTAAGAACGGAAACGGCTCCGCTTTATGCGTTAGCCGCCATTTCGTACCATTTTGAATTAATGTGA
- the prmA gene encoding 50S ribosomal protein L11 methyltransferase produces MKWSEISIHTTNEAVEPISNILHEAGASGVVIEDPFDLTKEREDVFGEIYQLNPDDYPDEGVIMKAYLPVNSFLGETVDGIKDAINNLLVFDIDLGLNKISISEVNEEEWATAWKKYYNPVKISEKFTIVPTWETYEPVSTDEKIIELDPGMAFGTGTHPTTVLCIQAIERTVKSQDKVIDVGTGSGVLSIAAAMLDAKEVLALDLDEVAVESAKLNIKLNKVHPTVTVKQNNLLKNVDGPVNVVVANILAEVIVRFTDDVYRVLENGGTFISSGIISMKKQEVKDALIKSGFKIEETMMMEDWVAFIAKKEA; encoded by the coding sequence ATGAAATGGTCAGAAATTAGTATCCATACAACAAATGAGGCAGTTGAACCTATTTCCAATATACTTCATGAAGCAGGTGCTTCTGGTGTTGTTATTGAAGATCCATTCGATCTCACTAAAGAAAGAGAAGATGTATTCGGTGAGATATACCAACTCAATCCAGATGATTATCCGGACGAAGGCGTCATTATGAAGGCGTATCTTCCCGTTAACAGCTTTTTAGGAGAAACGGTAGACGGTATTAAGGATGCCATCAACAACTTGCTGGTGTTTGACATCGATTTAGGACTAAATAAAATTTCCATCAGTGAAGTCAATGAGGAAGAATGGGCTACTGCATGGAAAAAATACTATAACCCAGTAAAAATCTCTGAAAAGTTTACCATCGTTCCAACCTGGGAAACATATGAACCTGTTAGTACGGATGAGAAAATTATCGAGCTCGATCCTGGTATGGCCTTTGGTACTGGAACACACCCGACAACGGTATTATGTATCCAGGCAATTGAACGAACGGTAAAATCACAGGATAAGGTTATTGACGTTGGGACTGGCTCTGGTGTACTTAGTATTGCAGCAGCCATGCTTGATGCAAAAGAGGTTTTAGCACTTGATTTAGATGAAGTTGCAGTTGAGTCTGCTAAGCTTAATATTAAGCTAAACAAAGTGCATCCGACTGTAACTGTAAAACAAAACAATCTATTGAAAAATGTCGATGGACCTGTAAATGTCGTTGTTGCCAATATCCTTGCAGAAGTGATAGTCAGGTTTACAGATGATGTGTATCGCGTCCTAGAAAATGGTGGAACGTTTATCTCATCAGGTATTATAAGTATGAAAAAGCAGGAAGTAAAAGATGCCCTTATTAAATCTGGCTTCAAAATTGAAGAAACCATGATGATGGAAGACTGGGTTGCCTTTATTGCAAAAAAAGAAGCGTAA
- the dnaJ gene encoding molecular chaperone DnaJ — MSKRDYYEVLGVSKSASKEEIKKAYRKLSKQYHPDINKEADAADKFKEIKEAYEVLSDERKKAHYDQFGHTDPNQGFGGGADFGGGFGFEDIFETFFGGQGGGRRRRDPNAPRQGADLQYTMTLSFEEAAFGKETTIEIPVEESCDTCNGSGAKPGTKVETCSNCRGTGQESVEQNTPFGRIVNRRTCSKCNGTGKSIPNKCGTCHGTGRLKKRNKIKVNIPAGVDEGQQLRVAGKGEAGVNGGPAGDLYVVFHVRRHEFFERDGDDVYCEMPVTFAQAALGDEVEVPTLHGKVKLKVPAGTQTGTNFRLKGKGIANVRGYGQGDQHIKIRVVTPAKLTEKQKQLMREFAEISGQTPDENEDSFFAKVKRVLKGE, encoded by the coding sequence ATGAGTAAACGCGATTACTATGAAGTGCTTGGCGTCAGTAAAAGCGCGTCGAAAGAAGAAATAAAAAAAGCTTACCGCAAGCTATCCAAACAATACCATCCAGACATTAATAAAGAAGCGGATGCTGCTGACAAATTCAAAGAAATCAAAGAAGCGTATGAAGTCCTAAGTGACGAACGTAAAAAAGCACATTACGACCAATTCGGACACACAGATCCTAACCAAGGATTTGGTGGTGGTGCTGACTTTGGTGGTGGATTCGGCTTTGAGGATATTTTTGAAACATTTTTTGGTGGCCAAGGTGGCGGCAGAAGACGTCGTGACCCGAATGCACCTCGACAAGGTGCAGACCTTCAATACACTATGACACTTAGCTTTGAAGAAGCGGCTTTCGGTAAAGAAACAACGATTGAAATTCCAGTAGAAGAGTCCTGTGATACGTGTAACGGAAGTGGCGCGAAGCCTGGCACAAAGGTAGAAACGTGTTCAAATTGCCGCGGTACAGGACAGGAAAGTGTGGAGCAAAACACACCGTTTGGCCGTATCGTTAATAGAAGAACATGCTCCAAGTGTAATGGTACTGGAAAATCGATTCCAAATAAATGCGGAACTTGCCATGGTACTGGGCGGTTAAAGAAACGCAACAAAATCAAAGTAAATATCCCTGCTGGAGTAGATGAAGGACAACAGTTACGTGTTGCAGGTAAAGGGGAAGCGGGTGTGAACGGTGGACCTGCTGGAGACCTTTATGTGGTATTCCATGTTCGCAGGCATGAATTCTTTGAGCGTGATGGCGATGATGTTTATTGCGAAATGCCAGTCACATTTGCTCAAGCAGCACTTGGTGATGAAGTCGAGGTACCGACCCTTCATGGGAAAGTAAAATTAAAAGTACCTGCAGGAACCCAAACAGGAACAAATTTCCGTCTAAAAGGAAAAGGAATTGCCAACGTACGTGGCTATGGTCAAGGCGACCAACACATAAAAATTCGTGTGGTAACACCTGCAAAATTGACGGAGAAACAAAAACAGCTTATGCGTGAGTTTGCCGAAATTAGCGGTCAAACCCCTGACGAAAACGAAGACAGTTTCTTTGCAAAAGTTAAACGTGTTCTAAAAGGTGAATAA